From candidate division KSB1 bacterium, a single genomic window includes:
- the thiI gene encoding tRNA 4-thiouridine(8) synthase ThiI, producing the protein MLENKSFDSFKIETRRAQKDFPINSMEVNKQVGAFVQKNCGKKVDLSEPEIACYIEITERAALLYTEKIPGLRGLPVGVSEKAVCLLSSGIDSPVASYMMLKRGVNLIYAHFHSQPFTSKASQENTDRLVQILNRYQFHCKAYFIPFIDIQKEIMAKAPSELRVLLYRRYMVRLAERIAQSEKAVALVTGENVGQVASQTLSNIRVVAEVTDLPILRPLAGFDKEEIIQQAKKIGTFEVSIEPYEDCCTLFVPENPQTRANPKMLTNAEKLLDVSKLMEQALEHAEIVTFDGSATRQSSRP; encoded by the coding sequence CTGCTGGAAAATAAGTCTTTTGATTCATTTAAAATAGAAACACGCCGGGCGCAAAAAGATTTTCCAATTAACTCGATGGAGGTTAATAAACAGGTTGGGGCGTTTGTCCAGAAAAATTGTGGCAAGAAAGTTGATTTGAGTGAACCGGAAATCGCCTGCTATATTGAAATTACCGAGAGAGCGGCTTTGCTTTACACTGAAAAGATTCCGGGTCTGCGTGGTTTACCCGTCGGAGTCAGTGAAAAAGCCGTCTGCCTGCTTTCTTCGGGAATTGATTCTCCCGTTGCTTCATACATGATGCTGAAAAGGGGAGTCAACTTAATTTATGCACATTTTCACAGCCAGCCTTTTACCAGCAAGGCCTCCCAGGAAAACACCGATCGCCTGGTTCAAATCCTTAACCGGTACCAATTTCATTGCAAAGCCTATTTTATTCCCTTTATTGATATTCAAAAGGAGATCATGGCAAAAGCGCCGTCTGAACTGCGAGTCTTATTGTACCGGCGTTACATGGTCCGATTAGCGGAGCGCATTGCTCAGTCTGAGAAAGCGGTAGCGCTCGTTACCGGTGAGAATGTGGGCCAAGTTGCTTCTCAGACATTGAGCAATATTCGAGTCGTGGCTGAAGTCACAGACTTGCCGATATTAAGACCCCTTGCCGGTTTTGATAAGGAGGAAATCATTCAGCAAGCGAAGAAAATCGGCACATTTGAAGTTTCGATTGAACCCTACGAGGATTGCTGTACTCTGTTTGTCCCCGAAAACCCTCAAACCCGTGCGAATCCAAAAATGCTTACTAATGCGGAGAAGCTGCTTGATGTCAGCAAGTTAATGGAACAAGCCCTGGAGCATGCTGAAATTGTAACATTTGATGGTAGCGCAACTCGCCAGAGTTCTCGGCCTTGA
- a CDS encoding M48 family metallopeptidase yields MNIYAAIILTTLVVSFVIDLITEVLNLKALRDDLPKEFAGVYDAAAYKKSQDYTRVKTKFGFITSIFSIILILVFWFAGGFNYVDQIVISWTLHSIWTGLIYVGILIIAKSILSLPFSIYSTFVIEERFGFNKTTPLTFVTDILKGLLLGVLLGAPLLAGVMAFFQYAGGMAWFYCWLATAVFTLFIQFIAPTWIMPLFNKFTPLEEGELRESILSYAKSVKFSLQNLFVIDGSKRSTKSNAFFTGFGKNKRIALFDTLIEKHTVAELVAVLAHEIGHYKKKHIIQGMLISILQMGVMFFLLSIFISHEGLFKAFYMENISIYAGLIFFGMLYSPIELILSIFMQIFSRKNEYEADQYAAETTKDPNSMIDALKKLSVHNLSNLTPHPLYVFLNYSHPPVLERINAIRKLAAG; encoded by the coding sequence ATGAACATTTATGCAGCCATCATTTTGACGACGCTTGTCGTCAGCTTTGTTATCGACCTCATCACCGAAGTTCTAAACTTAAAGGCGCTTCGCGATGACCTCCCCAAAGAGTTTGCCGGGGTTTACGATGCCGCAGCCTACAAGAAGTCGCAGGACTACACCCGGGTAAAAACAAAGTTCGGTTTTATTACTTCTATTTTCAGTATCATCTTGATTTTGGTTTTCTGGTTTGCCGGCGGCTTTAACTATGTTGATCAAATAGTTATAAGCTGGACATTGCATTCAATCTGGACCGGCTTGATTTACGTTGGCATTTTGATTATTGCCAAATCAATACTTTCTCTTCCGTTTAGCATTTATTCAACATTTGTAATTGAAGAACGGTTTGGTTTTAATAAGACGACGCCGCTCACTTTCGTAACCGATATTTTAAAAGGACTTTTACTGGGGGTTCTTTTGGGCGCACCGTTGTTGGCGGGAGTCATGGCGTTTTTTCAATATGCCGGCGGCATGGCCTGGTTTTATTGTTGGCTGGCAACAGCGGTGTTCACATTATTTATTCAGTTCATCGCACCGACCTGGATTATGCCCCTGTTCAATAAATTCACTCCTTTGGAAGAAGGTGAATTAAGAGAGTCGATTCTTTCTTACGCAAAATCGGTAAAATTTTCTCTGCAGAATTTATTTGTCATCGATGGCTCAAAGCGATCAACCAAATCCAATGCATTCTTCACCGGCTTTGGAAAAAATAAGCGTATCGCTTTGTTCGATACCTTAATTGAAAAGCACACGGTCGCGGAATTGGTCGCGGTACTGGCTCATGAGATTGGTCATTACAAGAAAAAGCACATCATTCAGGGGATGCTCATCAGCATTCTGCAAATGGGGGTTATGTTTTTTCTGCTCTCTATTTTTATCAGTCACGAAGGGCTGTTTAAAGCTTTTTACATGGAAAACATTTCTATTTACGCCGGCCTTATTTTTTTCGGGATGCTCTATTCGCCCATCGAATTAATTCTGTCAATTTTCATGCAAATCTTTTCACGCAAAAATGAATATGAAGCCGACCAGTATGCAGCCGAGACAACTAAAGATCCAAATTCAATGATTGACGCGCTCAAAAAACTTTCCGTTCACAATCTGTCTAATTTGACGCCTCATCCTTTGTATGTCTTTCTAAATTATTCCCATCCGCCGGTTCTTGAACGGATTAATGCAATTCGTAAATTAGCAGCTGGGTAA